GTTACGGAAGTGTTAGAGAAGCGTTAGTTAATCCATTAGGAAACAAGTATTTGGATAACCGAAATCGATAACGGCAACCTATATGGCTAACACATTCAGATATGAAGGGTTATCTTATTTTGGGAAACGGGCTAAATTTTTCTTTGTCCATTGAACATCAGGGTATCGTTTACAGCAAATTGGGTCAAAATTGTTTTCTAAAAATGTTTTCAGCCCCTTTCATTTCACTTAGGCAGATCTTCCATCCACTGAAAAACAGCAGTTTGGAAAATATCTTGCAGCTGCAAATAAGCGGGTAAATGCAATTCTCCGCTCCATTCATCCATAAATATTTTTTTAAATTCCACTGCCAAGCAGAGCACATTTTTGCCATAATAATAATTTACCCATTGGGAAAAATAGCCACCCGAAAATTTTACATCACAGCGGCAATCCAGTTTTGTATTCAAAAAAGGTCTGCCCTGTAGCAGCAAACGGAGTTTTTCAATGGCGGGATATTCACTTTCGGGCAGGTTATTTCTACCCAAAATAATATCAGGATTCTCGTTTTGCGGGTCGAGAATGGCGCTGGGTCCTTTTCTATGGTGATTGTAACTATGCAGATCCAGAATAATCAGCTTTTCGTGATATTGTAGCAAGCGGTCAATTTGGTAAAAAGCGGTTCGATAAAATGTTTCATAAGCTTTGATAAGGGTTTCGTATAATTTCTGGGGAAGAGGATTTTTTCTCACCTTCAAACCCCAAGCATCTTCCGGTTTTTGATAGACGGTTTTTTCGGGAGAGCGGTTCAAATCCACTGCAAAACGACTGGTTTGCACAACTACATTATTGCTGAAACATTTGGCAAAACCATCTGTAAATGGGTCTTCTTCGCGCAATCTGGTTGCTTCATCCACACCGCAACCCCGTAAAATTTCCAAAGGGAGAAAATGTCCGTTATGAATGGCAAAAGCAAGTAACGGCAATTTACTGTTCGCTATGGAGATATCAGTGTAAATCATATATCAATGTTTTCTAAATACTGCATAATCTCTTCTAAAATGGCAAGAAATTGTTGAACATTTTTCAGATCGGCTTTTTTGCCGGAACCCCAGTCAAACATTGCCTCGATTTTCACGCTGATAATCTGTTCCGTTCTTGTGATCATTTCTTCCATTGAGGCAGGAACAGAGCCATCTTTCAGATAACAAATACCTTTTAAAACAGGAACGATATTACTAAAAGTCAGCAATAAAATATTGGCTAATTGGGCAGGGCTATTTTTCTGCTCCAACACTGTCAAACGGATAAGCAGCCATTTGCTTTTTATTTCGCGTTCCATTTGCAGACGCAAATCAGTGGGATTAAACTG
This Candidatus Cloacimonas sp. DNA region includes the following protein-coding sequences:
- a CDS encoding N-formylglutamate amidohydrolase; translated protein: MIYTDISIANSKLPLLAFAIHNGHFLPLEILRGCGVDEATRLREEDPFTDGFAKCFSNNVVVQTSRFAVDLNRSPEKTVYQKPEDAWGLKVRKNPLPQKLYETLIKAYETFYRTAFYQIDRLLQYHEKLIILDLHSYNHHRKGPSAILDPQNENPDIILGRNNLPESEYPAIEKLRLLLQGRPFLNTKLDCRCDVKFSGGYFSQWVNYYYGKNVLCLAVEFKKIFMDEWSGELHLPAYLQLQDIFQTAVFQWMEDLPK